Proteins from a genomic interval of Lolium perenne isolate Kyuss_39 chromosome 1, Kyuss_2.0, whole genome shotgun sequence:
- the LOC127327853 gene encoding uncharacterized protein, translating to MGGGDASGAGAQAEDTQEQKRAAAAAYDYEGDARWADYWSNVLVPPHLAAKPEVVAHFRRKFYQRFVDRDLVVEPMSSTGSTQPSRPDVRSSPSASSEGVRARSTGSSSRSAAPPPPQANAAANPLRFDARTILFSINAWVLVVAGLGMLPILPKHLADRACKLSLLGTVLSSGYSLYSTYGKPSALNMPAIQGWLQSVLGAKDFIHLMFSLLLVTSQLHLKISALPVFCWALDHVARFLRRNFTHSSFYRGYLEEPCLWVETNNTTVSLLSSNAELALGFLLIISLFSWRRNIIQTFMYWNVLKMMYRAPATSSYHQSAWAKIGRTVNPYIHRYAPFLETPISAVQRWWLR from the exons ATGGGAGGCGGCGACGCGAGCGGCGCGGGCGCGCAGGCGGAGGACACGCAGGAGCAgaagcgggcggcggcggcggcctacgACTACGAGGGCGACGCGCGCTGGGCCGACTACTGGTCCAACGTCCTCGTGCCGCCCCACCTCGCCGCCAAGCCCGAGGTCGTCGCCCACTTCCGGCGCAAGTTCTACCAGCGCTTCGTC GATCGTGATTTGGTGGTCGAGCCGATGTCATCCACTGGTTCCACTCAGCCGAGCAGGCCAGACGTGAGGTCTTCACCATCAGCATCCAGTGAGGGTGTTAGGGCTCGCAGTACAG GTTCTAGTTCCAGGTCGgctgccccaccaccaccacAGGCAAATGCGGCTGCAAATCCATTGCGTTTTGATGCACGGACTATACTTTTTTCCATAAATGCCTGG GTACTGGTTGTTGCTGGTCTAGGAATGCTTCCGATTTTGCCAAAACATCTTGCAGACAGAGCTTGCAAGCTTTCTTTGCTGGGAACAGTCTTATCCTCAGGATATTCTTTATACAGTACCTATGGG AAACCAAGCGCGTTGAACATGCCTGCAATTCAGGGTTGGTTGCAGTCGGTACTTGGAGCCAAGGACTTTATCCATTTGATGTTCTCTTTGTTGCTCGTCACGTCTCAGCTGCATTTAAAGA TTTCTGCACTACCTGTGTTCTGCTGGGCACTTGATCATGTTGCCAGATTCCTAAGGCGTAATTTTACCCACTCATCTTTCTATAG GGGATACTTGGAAGAGCCTTGTCTTTGGGTGGAGACAAATAACACCACAGTCAGCCTACTAAGCTCAAATGCTGAACTTGCACTGGGGTTCCTTCTGATTATATCATTGTTCTC GTGGCGACGCAACATAATTCAGACATTCATGTACTGGAAT GTGTTGAAGATGATGTACCGCGCGCCTGCAACATCAAGCTATCACCAGAGCGCGTGGGCGAAAATCGGGCGGACCGTCAACCCGTACATCCACCGCTACGCTCCGTTCCTCGAGACACCCATCTCCGCGGTCCAACGCTGGTGGCTCAGGTAG